Proteins co-encoded in one Opitutus terrae PB90-1 genomic window:
- a CDS encoding CHASE domain-containing protein, with product MFATVLGIVVAGTSFSLWGYRAGREAEAKQIEAEFDRRADTRVALTRQIVAYYQSGLYALKSLFEGSDAVTPEEFRDVAVDVMTRHPGVSALEWVPVVPAAERNEFEAAVSRALGRPFHITERGADGSMVRAADRPEYFPVTYVEPATTNDRVLGLDVLTAFSRPQLERARRTAQFTITPRFQLVQGGTGVVMAWPVFNRGVDETTGRLCRGFVQGVFRIDEMMEHSQLPFPPATLDELYLDAGVQDGYSRVLYARWGDANPPSAPLAESDMRRGLYREFPIDLGGRKWLALYRPPAAWLAEQDTHQPERWLVTNLLIVALLASLVTVMGRRTISIQREVESRTTELNESRRQLASLLHALPGVAYRCTWREHLDEVVFVSEGSLQLSGYAAEEFITRQVFFRDLIHPEDLAVVRERTRAALTAKQEFEVEYRIRTRTGETKWVLSRGRGVYTADGQLAFYEGLMVDLTGQRQAEAEKMAMERRLLESQKLESLGLLAGGIAHDFNNILTGILGHANLARCAPASETELVEHLRQIEAGAARAAELCQQMLAFSGRGRFVTETVDLNRIVRDTLPLLQGSLPVRARLQLALAPEPVLVTGDATQFRQIAMNLILNAGEALPPAGGQVAVRSGRRAFDATFLAGVRGQNNLAAGDYVFLEVHDTGCGMTPETIAKIFDPFFTTKFTGRGLGLAAVLGIVRGHAGGLRVDSEPGKGSIFTLLLPPAANTQLTAVRPGTATPWRTSGRVLVVDDEISVREIAARMLSSFGFTVVTASDGVDGLRQFRASPRSFDFVFLDLTMPGLDGIETLTALRATAADIRVMLVSGYSENEQIAQLGKDGRLVFLQKPFARARLEQKLKELLA from the coding sequence TTGTTCGCGACCGTTCTTGGGATTGTTGTCGCCGGAACGTCGTTCTCCTTGTGGGGCTACCGGGCCGGCCGCGAGGCTGAAGCGAAACAGATCGAAGCCGAATTTGATCGCCGGGCCGACACCCGCGTCGCGCTCACCCGGCAGATCGTCGCTTACTACCAGTCCGGACTCTATGCGCTGAAAAGCCTCTTCGAGGGCAGCGATGCGGTCACGCCGGAGGAGTTTCGCGATGTCGCCGTCGATGTGATGACGCGGCATCCGGGTGTCTCCGCGCTGGAATGGGTGCCGGTGGTCCCGGCGGCGGAGCGGAACGAATTTGAAGCCGCGGTGAGCCGCGCGCTGGGACGACCGTTTCACATCACGGAGCGCGGCGCGGACGGGAGCATGGTCCGCGCGGCCGACCGGCCGGAGTATTTTCCGGTTACCTACGTTGAACCCGCCACCACCAACGACCGGGTGCTCGGACTCGACGTGCTGACGGCGTTCAGCCGGCCGCAGCTCGAGCGGGCGCGGCGCACCGCCCAGTTCACCATCACGCCGCGGTTCCAGCTCGTGCAGGGCGGCACCGGCGTGGTGATGGCTTGGCCCGTGTTCAACCGCGGCGTGGACGAGACGACCGGGCGGTTGTGCCGCGGTTTCGTGCAAGGCGTGTTCCGGATCGACGAGATGATGGAGCACAGTCAGCTGCCGTTCCCGCCCGCGACGCTCGACGAACTCTACCTCGACGCCGGCGTGCAGGATGGCTACAGCCGTGTGCTCTACGCCCGCTGGGGTGATGCCAATCCGCCGAGTGCTCCGCTCGCCGAGAGCGACATGCGCCGCGGGCTTTACCGCGAGTTCCCCATCGACCTCGGCGGCCGGAAATGGCTCGCGCTTTATCGTCCGCCCGCCGCGTGGCTGGCGGAGCAAGACACGCATCAGCCCGAGCGCTGGCTCGTCACCAATCTGCTGATCGTCGCGCTGCTGGCGAGTCTCGTCACCGTGATGGGCCGGCGGACGATCTCCATCCAGCGCGAGGTCGAGAGCCGCACCACCGAACTCAACGAGAGCCGGCGCCAGCTCGCGAGCCTGTTGCACGCGCTGCCGGGCGTCGCCTACCGCTGCACCTGGCGCGAGCACCTCGACGAGGTCGTCTTCGTGAGCGAAGGCAGTCTGCAGCTCAGCGGCTACGCCGCGGAGGAATTCATCACCCGGCAGGTCTTTTTCCGCGATCTGATTCACCCGGAGGATCTCGCGGTGGTGCGCGAGCGGACTCGGGCCGCGTTGACCGCGAAACAGGAGTTCGAAGTCGAATACCGGATCCGAACGCGCACCGGCGAAACCAAATGGGTACTCTCCCGCGGTCGCGGCGTCTACACCGCCGACGGCCAACTGGCGTTCTACGAGGGCCTGATGGTCGACCTCACCGGCCAGCGTCAGGCCGAAGCCGAAAAGATGGCGATGGAGCGGCGGCTGCTCGAAAGCCAGAAGCTCGAGAGCCTCGGACTCCTCGCCGGCGGGATCGCGCACGATTTCAACAACATCCTCACCGGCATTCTCGGCCACGCCAATCTCGCCCGCTGCGCCCCTGCGAGCGAAACCGAGCTCGTCGAACATCTCCGGCAGATCGAGGCCGGCGCCGCGCGCGCCGCGGAGTTGTGCCAGCAAATGCTCGCCTTCTCCGGCCGCGGCCGGTTCGTCACCGAGACGGTCGATCTGAACCGGATCGTCCGCGATACGCTCCCGTTGCTGCAAGGTTCGCTGCCCGTGCGCGCCCGGCTGCAGCTCGCGCTGGCGCCGGAACCGGTGCTCGTCACCGGCGACGCCACGCAATTCCGGCAAATCGCGATGAACCTCATCCTCAACGCCGGCGAAGCGCTCCCCCCCGCCGGCGGACAGGTCGCGGTGCGCAGCGGGCGCCGCGCCTTCGATGCCACCTTCCTCGCCGGCGTTCGCGGCCAAAACAACCTGGCGGCCGGCGACTACGTCTTTCTCGAGGTGCACGACACCGGTTGCGGCATGACGCCGGAGACGATCGCGAAGATTTTCGATCCGTTCTTCACCACCAAGTTCACCGGCCGTGGCCTGGGGCTCGCCGCCGTGCTCGGGATCGTCCGCGGCCACGCGGGCGGGCTGCGCGTCGACAGCGAGCCCGGCAAAGGCTCGATCTTCACGCTGCTCCTGCCCCCCGCCGCGAACACCCAGCTCACCGCGGTGCGCCCGGGTACCGCGACGCCCTGGCGGACCAGCGGTCGCGTGCTCGTCGTCGATGACGAAATCTCCGTTCGCGAGATCGCCGCCCGGATGCTCAGCTCGTTCGGTTTCACCGTCGTCACGGCCAGCGACGGCGTCGACGGTCTGCGGCAGTTCCGCGCCAGCCCCCGGTCGTTCGATTTCGTGTTCCTCGATTTGACGATGCCCGGGCTCGACGGGATCGAAACGTTGACCGCGTTGCGCGCCACCGCCGCCGACATTCGCGTGATGCTGGTCAGCGGATACAGCGAAAACGAGCAGATCGCACAACTGGGCAAGGACGGCCGGCTCGTGTTCCTGCAAAAGCCCTTCGCGCGCGCCCGGCTGGAGCAGAAGCTGAAGGAACTGCTCGCCTGA
- a CDS encoding aspartyl protease family protein, with the protein MSLRVPAPVARWAAPSRRRGAWTRTMLAIGLALAFGLGTGCHMFRREMPRPGRTTLDSPLVMIPARTMANYLIVQGKWDKRGPYNFLIDTGASVTLVAPELAARYSAKNTAPAPTPLVRVKSADGETALLSAATLRRIELGDARFENVQVLIYDCAAISAHLGVKIDGVLGFPLFRETLLTLDYPHSRVLLQKRSANPLLPGSVIPFNNDRKTPIIPLRLGDQTFVALIDSGSDATLSLNPAGLAPTFTVPPRVGATVATLSGDREQHIGRLAQALRIGDYLIDQPVVDLTDELTSLGGGLLKHFTVTFDQEHSRVTFYRESTAPVPSRSSRSTGLSFSKAPAYWRVVSVIPQSPAEAEEIQPGDLVTRINGQPVAEWDISRYQELVASADEVTFTFLNGTRETEKRLKVFDLVP; encoded by the coding sequence ATGAGCCTTCGCGTTCCAGCTCCCGTCGCTCGTTGGGCGGCGCCTTCGCGCCGCCGCGGGGCGTGGACGCGGACGATGCTGGCGATCGGGCTCGCGCTGGCGTTCGGGCTGGGCACCGGCTGCCACATGTTCCGCCGCGAAATGCCGCGGCCTGGTCGCACCACCCTCGATTCGCCGCTGGTCATGATCCCGGCCAGGACCATGGCCAACTACCTGATCGTGCAGGGCAAGTGGGACAAGCGCGGTCCCTACAATTTCCTCATCGATACCGGCGCGTCGGTGACCTTGGTCGCCCCCGAGCTCGCCGCGCGCTATTCTGCCAAGAACACCGCCCCCGCCCCCACGCCGCTGGTGCGCGTCAAGTCAGCCGACGGCGAGACCGCGCTCCTCAGCGCCGCCACGCTGCGACGCATCGAGCTGGGCGATGCGCGATTCGAGAACGTGCAGGTGCTGATCTATGATTGCGCCGCGATTTCCGCCCATCTCGGCGTGAAGATCGACGGCGTCCTCGGTTTCCCGCTGTTTCGCGAAACCTTGCTCACGCTCGACTATCCGCACTCGCGCGTCCTGCTCCAGAAGCGCTCCGCCAACCCCCTGCTGCCCGGCTCGGTCATTCCGTTCAACAACGACCGGAAAACGCCCATCATTCCGCTGCGGCTCGGCGACCAGACGTTCGTCGCGCTGATCGACTCCGGCAGTGACGCGACCCTCAGCCTCAACCCCGCCGGACTCGCTCCGACGTTCACCGTCCCGCCGCGGGTCGGTGCCACGGTCGCCACGCTCAGCGGCGATCGCGAACAGCACATCGGCCGGCTCGCGCAGGCGCTGCGCATCGGCGACTATCTCATCGACCAGCCCGTGGTGGATCTGACGGACGAGCTCACGTCGCTCGGCGGCGGATTGTTGAAGCACTTCACCGTGACCTTCGACCAGGAGCACAGCCGGGTGACCTTCTACCGCGAGTCGACCGCGCCGGTCCCTTCACGCTCCTCCCGCAGCACGGGGCTGAGTTTCAGCAAAGCGCCCGCCTATTGGCGCGTCGTCAGCGTGATCCCCCAGTCGCCCGCCGAAGCCGAAGAGATCCAGCCCGGCGATCTGGTCACGCGGATCAACGGCCAGCCCGTCGCCGAGTGGGATATTTCTCGCTACCAGGAACTCGTCGCGTCCGCTGACGAGGTGACGTTCACGTTTTTGAATGGCACGCGCGAAACCGAAAAGCGGCTGAAGGTATTCGATCTGGTTCCGTAA
- the glyA gene encoding serine hydroxymethyltransferase, whose amino-acid sequence MLNASPLQTLDPQVFSAISEELARQQSHIELIASENFTYPAVMEAQGSVLTNKYAEGYPAKRWYGGCEFVDKVEVLAIERAKKLFGAEHANVQPHSGAQANTAVYAAVLQPGDKVLGMNLSHGGHLTHGNPANFSGKLYQFCQYGVREDNGLIDYDELAATADREKPKMITVGASAYSRIIDFARMGEIARGVGAYLFADIAHIAGLVAAGAHPSPVPHADFVSTTTHKTLRGPRGGLVLCKAAHAKALDSAVFPGTQGGPLMHIIAAKAVCFGECLKPEFKAYSEQIVKNSKALAAAFLSRGYKIVSGGTDNHLFLVDLRTKYPELTAKKAQETLDLANITCNKNTVPFETRSPFQASGIRLGTPAVTTRGFREAHMADIADCIDSVLAAIGTEREAVVVAATKKRVTTLTSRFPLPYQL is encoded by the coding sequence ATGCTCAACGCCTCGCCGCTCCAAACCTTGGATCCTCAAGTCTTCTCGGCCATCTCCGAGGAACTCGCCCGCCAGCAGAGCCACATCGAGCTCATCGCGTCGGAGAATTTCACCTATCCGGCGGTGATGGAGGCGCAAGGCAGCGTGCTCACGAACAAATACGCCGAGGGTTATCCCGCCAAGCGCTGGTATGGCGGCTGCGAATTCGTGGACAAGGTCGAGGTGCTCGCGATCGAACGCGCGAAGAAGCTTTTCGGCGCCGAGCACGCCAACGTGCAGCCGCACTCCGGCGCGCAGGCCAACACCGCCGTTTACGCCGCGGTGCTGCAGCCTGGCGACAAGGTGCTCGGCATGAACCTGAGCCACGGCGGCCACCTCACTCACGGCAACCCGGCCAACTTTTCGGGCAAGCTCTATCAATTCTGCCAGTATGGCGTCCGCGAGGACAACGGGCTGATCGATTACGACGAACTCGCCGCCACCGCGGACCGCGAGAAGCCCAAGATGATCACCGTCGGCGCCAGCGCCTACTCGCGGATCATCGACTTCGCCCGCATGGGCGAGATCGCGCGCGGCGTCGGCGCGTATCTCTTCGCCGACATCGCGCACATCGCAGGGCTCGTCGCGGCCGGCGCGCACCCCTCGCCCGTGCCGCACGCCGACTTCGTCAGCACCACCACGCACAAGACCCTGCGCGGCCCGCGCGGCGGCTTGGTTCTGTGCAAGGCCGCGCACGCGAAGGCGCTCGACTCCGCGGTCTTCCCCGGCACGCAGGGCGGCCCGCTGATGCACATCATCGCGGCCAAGGCCGTCTGCTTCGGCGAGTGCCTGAAACCCGAGTTCAAGGCCTACTCCGAACAGATCGTCAAAAACTCCAAGGCGCTCGCGGCGGCCTTCCTCTCGCGCGGCTACAAGATCGTGTCCGGCGGCACCGACAATCACCTCTTCCTCGTCGATCTGCGCACGAAGTATCCGGAACTCACCGCCAAGAAGGCGCAGGAGACGCTCGATCTCGCCAACATCACGTGCAACAAGAACACCGTGCCGTTCGAAACCCGCTCGCCCTTCCAGGCCTCCGGCATCCGGCTCGGCACGCCCGCGGTCACCACGCGCGGCTTCCGCGAAGCCCACATGGCCGACATCGCCGACTGCATTGACAGCGTGCTGGCGGCCATCGGCACCGAACGTGAGGCCGTGGTCGTAGCCGCGACCAAGAAGCGGGTCACGACGCTGACCTCGCGTTTCCCGTTGCCGTACCAGCTGTAA
- a CDS encoding protein-tyrosine-phosphatase gives MSETVLVVCTANICRSPMAAGLLQHALAAQPEPLKSLNVVSAGVSARNGEPVSENSVVALRKVGIDISQHISRPLTQEMLNQAAAVICMTESHRAMIQLQADPAPKHIYLFREFMPQQGDKEIPDPFGGPLKVYELCRDEMVEAIPSLIEFLKTHLQAKSAPS, from the coding sequence ATGTCCGAAACGGTGCTCGTAGTTTGCACGGCCAACATCTGCCGCAGCCCCATGGCTGCGGGATTGTTGCAGCATGCCCTCGCCGCCCAGCCGGAACCGCTGAAGTCGCTCAACGTCGTCTCCGCCGGCGTTTCCGCGCGCAACGGCGAGCCGGTGTCCGAAAACTCCGTCGTGGCGCTGCGCAAGGTCGGCATCGACATCTCCCAGCATATCAGCCGCCCGCTCACGCAGGAGATGCTGAACCAGGCGGCCGCCGTCATCTGCATGACCGAGTCGCACCGCGCGATGATCCAGCTGCAGGCCGACCCCGCGCCGAAGCACATCTATCTTTTTCGCGAATTCATGCCCCAGCAGGGCGACAAGGAGATTCCCGATCCGTTCGGCGGCCCCCTGAAGGTCTACGAACTGTGCCGCGACGAAATGGTCGAAGCGATCCCTTCGTTGATCGAGTTCCTTAAGACACACCTGCAGGCGAAGTCCGCACCCAGCTGA
- a CDS encoding MFS transporter has translation MNPPAAAPQPSRPLSLGVIFLTLYIDLIGFSIIFPFVPDLMEYYLRGETPGGLLAWLLAQTNALAALLGNHDHLADVLFAGVLTSFFSILQFVFAPFWGALSDRRGRRSVLLLTVCGTAAGYALWVFSGSFWLFMLSRVICGAFGGNLSVATAAVADVTSRQERSRAMGLVGAAFGLGLVTGPMLGAISASHNLLASYPSLARFGINPFSVPALIALGMSLVNVVWIALRFRETVSTATRDESAATRLRNPLRAIFALPSAAVRRANLVAFIFSVAFVAMETSLTFLAAERFGYTARQNGMLMVFLGVCSIITQGMIVRWLLRETSELRVLAGGLIAAAAGLVCIGLAPAPWLVFVGLAFLATGSGLVNPSTTGLISLYSHTAEQGRALGVFRSLGSLSRAITPVCAGTAYWIFGGGSVFVVAAGFALAALWLSRTLPLPDK, from the coding sequence GTGAATCCGCCCGCCGCCGCACCGCAGCCTTCCCGTCCGCTCTCGCTCGGAGTCATTTTCCTCACGCTGTACATCGACCTGATCGGGTTCTCCATCATCTTTCCGTTCGTTCCGGATCTGATGGAGTATTACCTGCGTGGCGAAACGCCGGGCGGTCTGCTCGCCTGGCTGCTCGCCCAGACCAACGCACTCGCTGCTCTCCTCGGCAATCACGACCACCTTGCCGACGTGCTGTTCGCCGGCGTGCTGACGTCGTTCTTCTCCATTCTGCAGTTCGTGTTCGCGCCGTTCTGGGGCGCGTTGTCCGACCGTCGTGGCCGCCGCAGTGTCCTGCTGCTCACCGTGTGCGGCACCGCGGCCGGTTACGCGCTCTGGGTTTTCAGCGGGTCGTTCTGGCTCTTCATGCTGTCGCGCGTCATCTGCGGCGCGTTCGGCGGCAATCTGTCCGTCGCCACGGCCGCGGTCGCCGACGTCACCAGCCGGCAGGAGCGTTCGCGCGCGATGGGTTTGGTCGGCGCGGCCTTCGGCCTCGGCCTCGTGACCGGCCCGATGCTCGGCGCGATTTCCGCCTCGCACAACCTGCTGGCGTCGTATCCCTCGCTCGCCCGCTTCGGCATCAACCCGTTTTCCGTTCCGGCGCTGATCGCGCTCGGCATGTCGCTGGTGAACGTGGTCTGGATCGCGCTGCGGTTCCGCGAAACGGTGAGCACGGCAACGCGGGACGAATCCGCCGCGACGCGGCTGCGCAATCCGCTCCGCGCGATCTTCGCGCTGCCCAGCGCCGCGGTCCGCCGCGCCAACCTGGTCGCGTTCATCTTCTCGGTCGCATTCGTCGCCATGGAGACCTCGCTCACCTTCCTCGCCGCCGAACGGTTCGGTTATACCGCCCGGCAAAACGGCATGCTCATGGTGTTTCTCGGCGTCTGCTCGATCATCACCCAAGGCATGATCGTGCGCTGGCTGCTGCGCGAAACCAGTGAACTGCGCGTGCTCGCCGGTGGGTTGATTGCGGCGGCCGCCGGGCTGGTGTGCATCGGACTGGCGCCCGCGCCCTGGCTGGTTTTCGTCGGTCTTGCGTTCCTCGCCACCGGCTCGGGGCTCGTCAATCCCTCCACCACCGGACTCATCTCGCTCTACAGCCACACCGCGGAACAGGGGCGCGCGCTCGGCGTGTTCCGTTCGCTCGGCTCGCTCTCGCGGGCGATCACGCCGGTTTGCGCCGGCACAGCCTACTGGATCTTTGGCGGCGGCAGTGTATTTGTCGTGGCCGCGGGGTTCGCGCTGGCCGCACTCTGGCTCAGCCGCACCCTCCCCTTGCCCGACAAATGA
- a CDS encoding RsmB/NOP family class I SAM-dependent RNA methyltransferase → MSAPVEARTTAWPAAARLLARWLDRRERVDELLESLGGSLTGTERARCQHLVFGAIRHFGRIDAAIGRLVSHSPRFATRAVLLVAGFELIEARAERGGAPTRASEAGTTNAPDQPTPVVDGRVAKIVHHAVEQTKQLASPAEARMVNAVVRKLAGVLAEPPPPKLAPADVLAEYFSHPVWLVRSWLAQFGAAATRALLEWNQQPAPVYARWRSSFAEPAEDKLSVAAPTEGNPVPVEAAKAAPKAEEPVPAWFKPTAWAGFFEIPPGHWTEIEPLLQRGRIYLQDPATRIPVELLAPAAGELVLDGCAAPGGKSLLIADSMRQGRLVAMDLPGARIGRLKENLARVPAGVEVALVQGDLRQDPAGLLREHKLPAQFPAVLLDVPCSNTGVMRHRVDVKWRLQEGDFRKHPLQQLALLRAAARLVAPGGRLVYSTCSIDTEENEHVVQEFLAGARPGEWKLENHQISRPWEAGHDGGAAFLLRKNTAPS, encoded by the coding sequence ATGAGCGCGCCCGTGGAAGCCAGAACGACCGCGTGGCCGGCGGCGGCGCGATTGCTCGCGCGCTGGTTGGACCGGCGCGAGCGCGTGGACGAACTCCTCGAATCGCTTGGCGGTTCGCTAACCGGCACGGAACGCGCGCGTTGCCAGCACCTGGTGTTCGGCGCGATCCGGCATTTCGGGCGCATCGATGCCGCCATCGGCCGGCTGGTGTCCCACTCGCCGCGGTTCGCGACGCGCGCGGTGCTGCTGGTGGCGGGATTCGAGCTGATTGAAGCGCGGGCGGAGCGCGGCGGCGCGCCGACACGCGCATCCGAGGCGGGGACCACGAACGCGCCGGATCAACCGACCCCTGTCGTGGATGGACGGGTTGCGAAAATCGTGCATCACGCGGTGGAGCAGACGAAGCAACTCGCCAGTCCCGCGGAGGCGCGGATGGTGAATGCGGTGGTGCGCAAGCTGGCGGGGGTGCTCGCCGAGCCGCCGCCGCCCAAGCTCGCGCCGGCGGACGTGCTGGCAGAGTATTTCTCGCATCCGGTCTGGCTCGTGCGGAGCTGGCTGGCGCAGTTCGGCGCGGCCGCCACGCGCGCGCTGCTGGAGTGGAATCAGCAACCGGCGCCGGTCTACGCACGCTGGCGTTCCTCCTTTGCCGAGCCTGCGGAGGACAAGCTCTCGGTCGCCGCGCCTACGGAGGGCAACCCCGTTCCGGTGGAGGCGGCGAAGGCGGCGCCCAAAGCGGAAGAACCGGTGCCGGCGTGGTTCAAGCCGACGGCGTGGGCGGGGTTTTTCGAAATCCCGCCGGGACATTGGACGGAAATCGAGCCGCTGCTGCAAAGAGGACGGATTTATCTCCAGGATCCGGCGACGCGGATTCCGGTGGAACTGTTGGCGCCGGCGGCGGGCGAACTCGTGCTCGACGGCTGTGCCGCGCCCGGCGGGAAGAGCCTGTTGATCGCCGACTCGATGCGTCAAGGCCGGCTCGTGGCGATGGATTTGCCCGGCGCGCGGATCGGCCGGTTGAAGGAAAACCTCGCGCGCGTGCCGGCGGGCGTGGAGGTCGCGCTGGTGCAGGGCGACTTGCGCCAGGATCCGGCCGGGCTGCTCCGCGAGCACAAACTGCCGGCGCAGTTTCCCGCGGTCCTGCTGGACGTACCGTGTTCCAACACCGGGGTGATGCGCCATCGCGTGGACGTGAAATGGCGGCTGCAAGAAGGGGATTTTCGCAAGCATCCGCTGCAGCAGCTGGCGCTCCTGCGGGCGGCAGCGCGGCTGGTGGCGCCGGGAGGCCGGCTGGTCTATTCGACGTGCAGCATCGACACGGAGGAGAACGAGCACGTGGTGCAGGAATTTCTGGCGGGAGCGCGTCCGGGCGAGTGGAAGCTGGAAAACCATCAGATCTCGCGGCCGTGGGAGGCCGGGCACGACGGCGGCGCGGCGTTTTTGCTGCGCAAAAACACCGCGCCGAGTTGA